In Candidatus Nanopelagicales bacterium, the genomic stretch CGCCTGGTCACAGCGGGACTAACGGCTAGCGGCTACTCCTCAAGTCAGTCATAGACCCGCAGCAGCTCGGGGGCGCCGTTGGCCTGCCACGAGTACTCGGCGGAAACGAAGCGGACTGCGCGATGTCCGGCGGCCGCAAGGGCTGGACGGTCGGAAGCCAAGGCCCGAATCTTGTCCGCTGTCTCGGCTAGGTCAGCACCTGCGTCCACGAACAGGCCAACGTCGGCCGCTCCCAGGCGCTCCACCCAGCCCGGAAACGCTGTCGCGACGAACGGCAGCCCGACGGCGAGGTACTCGTAGATCTTGTTTGGGTCGACGAACCGGTGACTCGCGACGTCTTCGAAGAGGATGAGTCCGAGATGGGCCTTCGCTAGCTCCGCGAACGCCTCCTCCTGGGGAAGCTGCCCGCGGTAATCGACGAAGCGCCACTCGGGCCTTGTCCTGGCTCCGGCCAACGCCTTGTCGTTGACAGCTGGGCCAATCAGCAGAAGGCGCGCAGGTCCGCTCCTGGCTAACGCGGCGACCAGATCGAGCATCCGCCAAAGTCCCCGGTCCGCACTCACTCCACCTATGTATCCCAGAACTAGCGGTTCGTCGGCGGACTGTGCCAGCAACCATCGCTCCCGGGCCTCAGCCGCCAGCTCCGCGGAAGCGGCATCCACAAGAGGAGGGTTACCGATTACGACCGCTTCTGGTATTCGCCGGACCAGCTGCGGCTGTGTGACGATGACCGCGTCGAACTCGCGCCCAGCTCGCCGTTCCAGCTTGGCCACAAGAGCTGCCGCGGGTCGCCGTGCCATCGTCGGCAGCCACTGCCGCAGGAGAATCTCGGAACGGAAGTCTTCATGGGTGTCGTAGATGACCCGGCATCCGCGATGACGCAAGGCGAACCCGATCGGCAACGTGTCGGGGTTGTGGATGTGATAGACGTCAGCGCGCTCCTTGTAGACCCGGCGGGCGAGCGCGGGGAGCTGCGCGAAACGGCTGAGTCGGCTTGAGTGGCGAACCGGTTTGACCGTAACCCCGTCGCGCACCAACGGGCGCCCATCGGGAGTGCGCGCGTACAGGATCACTTCGTGGCCGGCCTGAGCCAGAGTCACGGCCTCCTTGCGGAAGACGCGAATGTCGTCGTAGATGTGCACCGGAGCGACCACAACGATCTTCACGCGGCGCCACCCCGCCCGACCCGCTCGAACACCCGGTAGACCGATCGGAACAGGGCGGTGGGCAGCAGCCGCACGACGAAGGTCGCGCCCGCGACCGCGACAACGACTGGCCGCTGCCACCAGACGACCAGAGGTAGGGCACGCAGCTTCGTTGCCAGATCACTCTTGGCGTAGGACAAGCCGCGGCGCCTGTTGAAGTAGTCCGCTCCTGTGCGATAGCGCGTGAGCGGCTCTGGAATGTTGCCGATCCGACGGCCACGGCGGATCAGCTCCACCCACAGCCTGTAGTCCTCTCCCACCCGTATGTCCTCGGGGTAGTGAAACTCAGGAAGAATCTCTCGGCGAAACATCACAGCGGTGTTCGCCGTTGGACACGAGTACGGGACCCGTGCGCGCACTGCGCTCCACGACACCGGGAATTCGCGCACACCCTGCTCGGCGCCAGACTGGTCGATCACAGCTAGCCAGGATGCGACGACATCAAGGCCATGCGCGGTCAGATAGTCGATCTGAGCGGACACCCGTGTCGGCGACATCGCGTCGTCCGAATCAAGGATCGCTATGAAATCCCCTCGGCACCGAGCCAGGACGCTGTTACGCGCTACGGCTGGCCCGGACGGAGATTCGAGCGGATACACCCTGATCCAGGGGTTGTCGCGTGCCCGTTGCGAGAGCATCTCACGCGTGTCGTCCGGCACGGGTCCGTCGCAAACGACCAGAAGTTCGATCGGTCGATGTCCCTGCGCGATGACACTGTCCAGAGCCTCGCCTAGGTGCCTTACGTCATCTCCGGCATGGGTGGCCGTAATCACGCTCACTAGCGGGCCCGTCATCGCCCACCTGCCCTAGCTCGACTCCCCCGACGCGCAGGACACTACCACCGCTCGCCCGAATCTGCCGCCACGCGGGGGCGGCCTTCGCCGGGCCTGGAGCTCCCATCGCTTACGCTTCATACGCCCGTCAGAAGTCAGGAGTCCAGTGCCCGTCAACCGTGAGCGACAGGCCACGCACAGGCGCTTGGCCAAGACCATCGTCACCGTTGTATCCGTGGCCCTTCTCGGCCTGAGCTTGACAGGCTGGGCCGCCAGCCAGCGCTACTTGTCCAACCTCGCGCAGGTAGACGTGTTCGGCGGCCTCGGCGGCGGACCGGGCTGGGGCGAACCTGTGAATATCCTGGTGGTCGGGTCGGACGACCGCTCCGGCCTGTCACGCAACCAGCGCTCGAAGCTTCACACGGGGCAAGAGGACTTCGGACGACACACCGACACGATCTTGCTGGTTCACCTGAGCGCGGACCTGAGCAACGCGAGTGTCGTGAGCATCCCCCGCGACTCCCTGGTGACGATCCCGTCTCACACGTCTTCGGAGGGCGAGCCCGTCCCCGAGCACAAAGGCAAGGTCAACTCCGCCTTCTCCACCGGCGGACCGTCCGTGACAGTCAAGACGGTCCAAGCAGCCACCGGTGTCACCATCAACCACTACGTGGAGGTCAACTTCTCGGGCTTCCTGAAGATGGTTGACGCTGTAGGCGGCGTTGACGTGTGCCTGAAAAAGCCTCTAGTCGACCAACTGGCCGGGCTCGACTTGCCAGCTGGTAATCAGACGATCCGAGGGCGCCAGGCTCTTGGCTACGTGAGAGCCAGGCACATCGACAACGACTTCGGTCGCGTCCAGCGCCAGCAAACATTCATCGCTGCCATCCTCCAAAAGCTCACTCAGGCCGGCACACTTCTGAACCCGGTGGCGATGAATTCCTTCGTAGACGCGGCGGTGTCTAGCGTCACCACAGACGAGAACCTGTCCGTCGATGTTGTGGCAGCCCTGGCGGCACGGATGGCCGACGTGGACCTGTCAGCGATCAAGTTCACAACCGTCCCAGTTTCAGACGGCAACCACTTCTTCGACGGCGAAAGCACGGTGCTTTGGGACGCTCCGGCTGCCAAGAAGATGTTCGATGCTCTCGCCGCCGACCAGCCGCTGCCGGAGCCGCCCAAGCCCGCAGTCGTCGAAGTGGCACCTGGGGAGATAACAGTGACGCTGGCAGGCGCTGCGGGCGCGCGCTACAAGCAGGCCGTGAGCGACCTGACCAAGGCCGGGTTCGATGTGAGCCAAGCCGGGAGCGGGCAGGCCGTCAAGCAGACGACCATCCGCTATGACCCGCAGTGGCAAAGATCCCTGCACACGCTCAAGGCAGCTTTCCCCAATGCCAAGTTCATCTCAGCGCCTGGCACCGGAGGGACCTTCACGGTTTTGGTCGGCGACGACTACAGCGGCATCGCCCCCGTTCGGGCTGCCGCCACCAGCGTCGAGAACACTGTCAGAACCGCCCGCGACAGCATCTGTTCCTGAACATCCACTCCGGAAGCGTCCCGTCAGCGCAGCACGGAACGCGCCATGACAAGCCTCTGGATTTGGTTCGTCCCCTCATAGATCTGCGTGACCTGACTTGGCTCAAATCAGTGCGCTCTGTCGACCCTGCTGATGCTCTGGAGGGCGTCGGCTAGGTCGCCGGGGGGGTGATTGTTCGGCGGTGAGGATGTGCCCTCCGGCGCGGATCTGGACGGTGCGGTAGCGGCGGGTTCGCAGCATGAACTTCTCGACACCACCGTTGACGTGGGCGTGTACATGGCGGCCAGGTTGGCGGCCATGTACGCACGCAGCACCGGGACCAGACTGGCCAGATACTCCTGGATGAAGCGCACGAGATGCGCGAAGAGTATCCCGACGTCGATGTGCGCAAGCATGGCTGTCGTAGATGAACTCGGCCTCGAACAGCGGGTTCAACTTGTTGATGATCAGATGGTGGACGACGCGGTCACCGAAACCGGCGGCGAAGATCTCCCGCTTCACCGGCTTGTCGACCACGAACGCCACACCGCGCCCCGGCAGGTAGGAGCCCTGTCCCAACCCCAGCTACGACGCGCCACCACACGCATTTCCGAAGCGCCAGAATCCGGCCCGCCCTAGCGCGACCAGGGATCCTGAGCATTCTCAGTGGCTACGGCAGCGAGATGGAGACCCAACTCAGCTAAAAAGCCCGGACCGGCCGCACCCTGTAGCTAGTTTCGTACTTAGAGACATCGAGCCACACGAAAGAGTAGAAATTCAGCATCCACGCTTTGTTCGTCGCAGTGGCCTGCGACGAGGACCAGTAGTTGCCAGAGGCCCCGAGAGGACTGCTCTGCAAGTACACCTTATTCAGTTCGTCCTTGGACGGTAGGAACCAGTCGGTCAGGCCGCCACCCGCGTAGTTCTTCGCCGCCCACGCCGCCGGGGCATTAGCAGTGGAACACGCGGAGGTGATCGCGTTCGTGTTCCCCGCCCCCGTGCCAATCGCCGTACCAGTCGAAATACTCTTATTTGCGCACGTACTGATCCCCCACTTCAACGACGGGTCGTTGGCGGGGCCTCCTTGCCATTGAAATGGTGCGGCCTCGAAACACTGCGAACCCGACGGGCGACTCGTGTCCTTGTAGACGATCCTCCCACCGCCAGGTCCGATATCACCGACCGAGTACGACGAACACGGCAACGCCAACCACTGCGCGTGCAAGGTCGCGTCAGCGGTGAACGGGTACACGGCCTGATTGGCGTACG encodes the following:
- a CDS encoding glycosyltransferase — its product is MKIVVVAPVHIYDDIRVFRKEAVTLAQAGHEVILYARTPDGRPLVRDGVTVKPVRHSSRLSRFAQLPALARRVYKERADVYHIHNPDTLPIGFALRHRGCRVIYDTHEDFRSEILLRQWLPTMARRPAAALVAKLERRAGREFDAVIVTQPQLVRRIPEAVVIGNPPLVDAASAELAAEARERWLLAQSADEPLVLGYIGGVSADRGLWRMLDLVAALARSGPARLLLIGPAVNDKALAGARTRPEWRFVDYRGQLPQEEAFAELAKAHLGLILFEDVASHRFVDPNKIYEYLAVGLPFVATAFPGWVERLGAADVGLFVDAGADLAETADKIRALASDRPALAAAGHRAVRFVSAEYSWQANGAPELLRVYD
- a CDS encoding LCP family protein, which translates into the protein MPVNRERQATHRRLAKTIVTVVSVALLGLSLTGWAASQRYLSNLAQVDVFGGLGGGPGWGEPVNILVVGSDDRSGLSRNQRSKLHTGQEDFGRHTDTILLVHLSADLSNASVVSIPRDSLVTIPSHTSSEGEPVPEHKGKVNSAFSTGGPSVTVKTVQAATGVTINHYVEVNFSGFLKMVDAVGGVDVCLKKPLVDQLAGLDLPAGNQTIRGRQALGYVRARHIDNDFGRVQRQQTFIAAILQKLTQAGTLLNPVAMNSFVDAAVSSVTTDENLSVDVVAALAARMADVDLSAIKFTTVPVSDGNHFFDGESTVLWDAPAAKKMFDALAADQPLPEPPKPAVVEVAPGEITVTLAGAAGARYKQAVSDLTKAGFDVSQAGSGQAVKQTTIRYDPQWQRSLHTLKAAFPNAKFISAPGTGGTFTVLVGDDYSGIAPVRAAATSVENTVRTARDSICS
- a CDS encoding glycosyltransferase; this translates as MTGPLVSVITATHAGDDVRHLGEALDSVIAQGHRPIELLVVCDGPVPDDTREMLSQRARDNPWIRVYPLESPSGPAVARNSVLARCRGDFIAILDSDDAMSPTRVSAQIDYLTAHGLDVVASWLAVIDQSGAEQGVREFPVSWSAVRARVPYSCPTANTAVMFRREILPEFHYPEDIRVGEDYRLWVELIRRGRRIGNIPEPLTRYRTGADYFNRRRGLSYAKSDLATKLRALPLVVWWQRPVVVAVAGATFVVRLLPTALFRSVYRVFERVGRGGAA